The DNA segment TCAAAAAAGGAGGGTAAGGCACGGATCATAGCCTTTGTACCCGCTTCATCCGCATCGTAATTCATAAATATAAGAGAGGAAAGTCTTTTTAGCATCTTCAAGTGATATGTATTCAATGCCGTTCCCAGTGTAGCCACACTATTTCTTATATTCTCTGTATGCAGTCTGATCACATCCAGATAACCTTCTACCACAATTGCCTGCTTCTCCTGTATTATACTCTTCTTTGCCCAATTCAAGCCGTATAAAATCTTGCTCTTGGAGTAAAGTGCTGTTTCTGGAGAATTGATGTATTTTGCTCCATTCCCCTCTTTAATCTGTCTCCCCCCAAAGGCAATCGGGTCACCGTTTTCGTTGAATATAGGAAAGACCAATCTATTATGAAAACGACAGTAAAGTTTCCCATTATAATCAGAAAATATACCACTCTCCAGGATTTCCTCTTTTTTAAACTTACTCAATTTAGCCAGGAGCTTATCCTCTTCTTGAGCATACCCAATAGAAAAATCATGCGCTGCAATCTCATCAAACCCCCGCTTGTAAAAATAGTTTTGAGCGGTTTTACATCTGGAAAATCCATCTCTAAAATGAGATAAAGCGATATGATGAATCTCCTTTAATCTCTGTTTTTTATCATCTTTTTGTTTATCTTGTTTACTTTCCGCATAGCTTATCCCGGCCCTCTGAGCGAGTATGCGTAATGCCTCTTTAAATGTATATCCCTCATAACGCATGAAAAAACCTATCACATCCCCGCTTGCACCGCACCCAAAACAGTGGAATATCCTTTTCTCGGGACTAACTACAAAGGAGGGGGTCTTTTCCTTATGAAAAGGACATAAACCTACATAGTTTACTCCTCTTTTTACCAGATCCACATACTGGGAG comes from the Deltaproteobacteria bacterium genome and includes:
- a CDS encoding DNA primase, with protein sequence MNISDEIRERIDIVDFISQYVDLVKRGVNYVGLCPFHKEKTPSFVVSPEKRIFHCFGCGASGDVIGFFMRYEGYTFKEALRILAQRAGISYAESKQDKQKDDKKQRLKEIHHIALSHFRDGFSRCKTAQNYFYKRGFDEIAAHDFSIGYAQEEDKLLAKLSKFKKEEILESGIFSDYNGKLYCRFHNRLVFPIFNENGDPIAFGGRQIKEGNGAKYINSPETALYSKSKILYGLNWAKKSIIQEKQAIVVEGYLDVIRLHTENIRNSVATLGTALNTYHLKMLKRLSSLIFMNYDADEAGTKAMIRALPSFFETDVEGRVVILEQGEDPDSFVKKNGKEMFLEKLNKGKELFSFLIQHYKKSIDLSLPQGKAEFVETFLPIVEKIKNGVKKSAYISHIAKESGISASLITSKTRDKPTSSNTETPKKEELLVSCIMSDISLLQLVDDIGQFKELFEDERLHLLFEKLWSIYIKELSYDVNEFLEQIEDKELKSYAYGLLTYSLKGEAAFKDLLKNAAVEKTKKKLNGIRKKMEQEGKDMIKEYQEVFYTLKRLKSGE